TGGAGCAGGAAACACTAACACAGACTTTCAGATCCAAGGTGAAAACCAGCCACTTGAAACAACATTTCTTCTGGTCATTTCCAAAGAGACTGAAGGTTTCTGCTCTACACAAACTGATATGGTGAAGTAGCCCCCTATCTTGGAAAGTCTCCAAGTTTTATGAATCTATTCTCCCTTCTTGCCTtcggctacacacacacacacacacacacaccgccagAGTTTGTGTCTTACAATAAAGCTCAAGAATGGGACCTTTTCAGGGCCAGTCTTTCCAATTCCATTTCCTAAATGAACAACCTTGTCTCAGTACTGAGCATGTCAGACCCACACATCATTTGGATGCTTTCTGTGACCTCAGTTATACAACTGGAATACTGAGTCACATGGTCCATGGGGGAGCGGGGGGTGCGTCCAGCTTAGCAGGGCCATCTGGCCATTCATGAACTGTATTTTCAGAGGATGCTCTTTTATGTAAGCAGGGACGGTCACCCTGGGTATGGAAGTTGCTTGGGAGAAACTGGGAGGCCAGCATTGATGAAACACTGCTCAGAGTTACAGCTTGAGGGTCCGAAGCATCTCCTGGAAGAGCTGATGGAGGGAGGTGATGCGGTGATGAGGTCATACTAGCAGAATTACCACATCCTCCATGACTTACTGAAACAGGAAAATCCCTCAGCTTGGGGACCACAGACCACACTTTTATTTGCTAGATGGTCTGGAATGTATCACATGTTGAGTATACTCTTGTCTTCAGTCCTGGGGATGAGATGGTCGAGACTGGGCTAACGCCCCCACTTTTGAGCACCCTTCCTAACCCTCACACTTCCTTTTTGCTAACAGGTGGTGTACATGATCCCAGCAGTGCTTACCCTGCTTGTTGGGTTTAATCCTCTTATCACAGGTATGAATAGCAGATTCTACACGGAGGGTCAGCAAATCGGAGTTCTTAGAACGGTGGGAATCTACCTGACCAACCCCCAAGAGAAACAGGGTTCTAGGCATCTCACCTTGCTTCTGATAATGAGTCGCGCTCCTTTTCACTTCCAGTCTAGGTCCTAGACCATCCTAGGGAGACTTGCCCAGCTCTGGGCATACTAACCATTATCAACTATGATTCGAGACCTCTGGCACCCATTGCTGTTTATGAGATTgggtttgggctggagagatggctcagtggttaagagcactgactgttcttccaaaggtcctgtgttcaattcccagccaccacatggtgactcacacccatctgtaaagAGATTGAGTTCATAAGGGAGAAGAGTTTGGTCACTGCCCTGGTTTCTTAAACCTCCAGCTAATGTTAGATCAGATGGGCAGCAGTCACCGTGGTAATCATGTCTTCTCGGACTCGGGGGCAATCATTGCCTGTtgcataattttcttctttctaatccAGATcagctcatttatttttacatatttttagagAAACACCATTCTTGTTGCTAACtactttcttctttgaaatgCAGTCACAATGTATGTATAGAAACTGTCAGTTGTGTATAGAAAGTGCCTAACATGTCTGCAATACACCTCTACATTTTTCATTAGTATATGTTGCTCCTTCCAATCTCCCTGTGCTTAGTTCTTGCAGCAACGTATGGTGTGCTTTTATGTGTTCCCCTATTTGGTGCAAGCTAATCTTACACGCAAGCACATGCTTCATGCCTCTTTGCATAAGCTCACACGTATTATTCCACCAAGCTAAGCAACAGAAAGTGGAGAGGCCAGGTGCCAGTGACAGGGGCAAGTGGCGTGGGAAGGGTGGCTctccaaagaaaatgaagtattaTAAAGCAAGTATGAGAGAAGAACGCCAGCGCCTCCTTCTGGATCCGACCTGACTAACAGCTGCAGGGCATCCGTTTGTAGGCAACTTCATCTGGAAGAGTGTGTCTGCGATACATATGCTGTTCTGTGCGCTGTGGGCTGGCGGCTTGGCGTACCGCTTCTTGCTTCACGCAAAGCAGAACCTCCTAAATGAGGAAGAAGGCAGGTGAGCAGGGGCGTTTGCCCTTTGGAGGGGTGGGGCAGACCTGAGTCATTTACAACAGCAGCTTCCCAGTGCACAGTGATGCTATAGCTCCCCCAACTGTGCTAGGAGGAGCAGGGACAGTAACAGCCATTATCAGGTGAAGAAAGTGTGGCTTCAAACCTGGCATTGTCTCCTGCATTCCATCACACCAGCTCTCATAGCCGTACCAATTCCACATTACTTTTGGGCAGGTGAACCTTGACCTCCCTGTAATTAGTAAGAACGTACATAGTACAGTAATGCTCCAGTCTGATAAGCTGGGGACAGCATCCTGAGTCACTCAGGGCAGTCTCTGCCAACCTTGCTTAATGTGTCACATGCCATCCCTCTCTTGATCAGAACCATTTAGTCCTAGTTTATTACCCTTCCTTTGTTTGGCTCCCAGCCTTACTAAGAGAccgtttctgttttttttctaccGTTTCTGGTGTCTGCTGGCACAATGCTCCAGAGACTTGCATGTTAGGTGCCACTGACAGGGTGTGGTTTGTTCTGGACTCTAACCTACGtaatctggagagatggccaagcTGGACCTGCAGATGGGGATGTACACTAGATGGGTTGAGTCACCTCCAGCTTTGAAGCCCAGGAATCAGGGTGGACTCGAAGTAGAGCCTCCAGTGACAGTGACAACAGGCCTGTTCTTCAGTTAATGCAAGAGGCACACATCCCTGACACACAACTCCACAAGCACATTTTCCTTAACATTATTAGTCTGATGAGCACCACAGCTACTCTCCCTGCCGTCTCCCTCGGCTCTCACGGCTCTCACAGTGTGTTTAGATTTCATATTTGTTTGAGTAGATGCAGAGCACTGATTCCCTTTAAAAACATGACACTAACCACGAATGAAGCCTCAGTCTGTTTGGGGGACTGCACCTCTGCGAGTGATGTGCAgtggggggtggaggcaggagccacTTCATGATGTGAAATGCGGTGTTTTCCAGGGAGCTGTCTGGCCTGGTGATTGTCACAGCATGGATGGCCCTGTGCCACAGCTCATCCAAGTAAGTTCACCATATCAGTAAAAACCAAGGgatcaggagatggctcagaggttaagagcactggctgcttttccagaggacctgagttcagttcccaacatccacaaaGTAGATTATAGACATCTGTTAGCTCCAGGCCCAGGGGATCTgaggtcctcttctggcttccataggagccaggcacacaagtggcacacagacaaatatgtaggcaaaacactcacacacataaataaattttttgacTCAACTGTATTTGAAATTTCCAAATGTACATCTTTGTTAATGGTCTCCACGTTGATCACACCATGTTCAAAGAACATACTTTGTAGGACATAAGTTCTTTGAAAAATATGTGGGGGTATTTTATGGCTGAAATGATAGAACACCAGGTACGCATGTGGTGCTCTTACATACATGTAAGCTAATACTCATACacgtaaagtaaaaataaatcttagagcaACTGCAGACTGATAATACAGTGACCATGATTCAGTTCAGACATTGCTTTCAAGTACATTTGggctaaaaaagaaaacactacagAGATCAGAACTGAATCATGGTAACACTAACATTTATGAAATGCAGCTTAAAAACCATGCTTAGACATAAATTCTGAGCTTTAGTATATATTTGATGTGAGGGGCGAGGAGGTTGGGACAAATGAGCTAGGCTTCAAGCTTAGGAGAACAtcaaaaaaatgtgaaaacagCCGGacagtggtgacgcacacctttaatcccagcacttgggaggcagaggcaggcggatttctgagttcaaggacagcctggtctacagagtgagttccacgacagccagggctatacagagaaaccctgtctcgaaaaacaataacaacaacaacaacaaaagagggaaggagagagagagaaaaggaacattAAAGCAAAAaccaattaaatgaaaatttgacTTGCAAAATAAGAGAACCAATAAGATCAAATACGGATTCTCTAAAATTATCATATTAATAAACCCTAGTaagacctaaaagaaaaaaaaatacatgtctaAGAACAAACTCCACAGAGgcacaaataaaagaaaccttAGGGGTAAACAAGAACCCAGCCCAGCTAACGAATCAAGTCCTAAGATACAACTGTGTTCAATATACTTAAAATCCCCGATTAAACCAACAAGTTCATCGAAACATCCAATTGACTTGAAGAGTTTATCATCAATGCGTCGATGTAATAGGTCGTTTTCAGGAATTCCTATTTTGGACTTGTTGATTCTTAAAGTTTATGCATTGTTGTGATGCTGGAGACAGAATGTAGGCCTTGTACGTGGTAAGGCATTTGTTCAACCAGTGAGATACATCCCCAGATCTCTTGATATTTtatctgagacaaggtctcggTTGTCCTGTCTAGCCTTGAATCCGTTCTCTACAAGGCAGGTCTTGTATTtttaatccccctgcctctagaGAAAGCAGTTGTGTCTTCAAGACCCTGGGAAAGGTTGGGCATGGTGCTACATGTtcttatcccagcactcagaggggtgaggcaggaggattgctacaagttaaaggccagcctgagctacataacaaaCATGAGGCCAACAAGAACcacacagcaagactctgtctcagagagaaaTGCTTCTTACAGAGTTCCCAAAGGAGGAGGTGGTACTGACTAGGGAAAGATCAATTTTAGCAGTCTAATTACTCAGTATTCCTCAAAACAGAGTGGGGAAAGGCATTTGCAACATATatcaagtatatacatatataaaagtatatacagAACTAATGCAATTCAATATTAATTTCAATAAAGAGAAACTATTAAGATGTAATGTTTTACCAATTCAAACTTTATGCATATTTCcaaagcaatttcttttcttagaCTTCAATTtacaatactttttatttttataggaatCCAGGTGGTGGAAGAATGCACTTGGCTATTGCCGTTGTAATCACCCTATTCCCACTCCTGTCGTGGGTCTACGTATACATGAACAAGGAGATGCGGTCCTCCTGGCCAACTCACTGCAAGACAGTCATTTAAATGAACCCAATAATGTTTACAACATGTTATACACATTGGGGTAATGGGACAATTTCCCAGAGATGATTTAAAGTCTTGGGAATGTAACAAGGCTACTCACAATGTGATGGAAGATTGACTAGGTCAGATAAGAACTGGGAGCTGAGACTCTAGAGGTCTCTTCTGTGACAGCACTGGACCAGGCAATGAGCAGAAACTTGAGTTTGAATCTAGCTTTAGCACTATGTGATGGGGCAAACCCCCAAATCTCCTGGTACATATTTCCTCACATATAAAGTAGGATGTCAGATCTCTTTAGTTACCACAACCAAACTATTGTGAAGGCACTCTGAGAAGATGAAGCTCACTTGAGTTCCAAAGGGAGTAGAGTGAGAGGGGGCTGAGGCTATACCCAGCCTCATGCTGACATGGAGGGAGGTTCAAAAAGACCACAATCCCAAACTAATCCCAATGTACTTAACTGGTTCAGCTGTACTGAACCCAGAAAAATTCCAGGGCAGGTGAGCCAAATGAAagtagaaattaaagaaaatatagaaaagataaATTTGGAGTTAGCAAGAATGGGGAATATTAATCATAAGTTATTCTCCGTGAAAACTAAGATGGAAATCTATACATCTTTTAAATGAATGTTGAAGTGACCACAGAGGAGGAGAGCTCTGTAGGGTGACACAGTCCAACAGGGCATACACAGGTTGTTATTGAGCACTTGACTTGTGGGCAGGGTGACCAAAGAAGTCAATTTTTAACTTTTCTACTTTTAGAAGCAGGGAGTCAACTGCCAGGAAAAGTTAAGTGTGCATGGGatcgtgtgagtgtgtgtgtgtgcgcgcgcgtgtgtgtgtgtatggatctTCTTCAACTGCAAATTTTGGTATGGACTGTTGGTGTTGTCTggtgctatgtattcaaatgctaaatactggcccctgAGATCTGATTGCCTCATTTCATGTACAGCAAATGATATTATATAAACTTTGCTTGCCAATCTTTTGTgactggttaaataaaagtggctaacagccaattactggggagaatTACTAGGTAGGCAGGGCTTGTCATAGGGctgggggggagggaaagagagagaggaggaggaggaagaggagagagcagTTCACTTTGATGGGATGGACCAGGAGCATAGGCCGTTGATTGGCAAGTAACCTGGGGAGCGCAGCTAGGAAATAGCCAGTCTAGCATTGAAAAAATAGTTTAGGGGTAATCGTCCAGTCATTGTGCTGGAAGCTGATTAAATAAATAGTTTGGACTCTGTCTCGATTATTAGGGGGCTGACAGGGTCACAGTAATTACTAGTTATTAAATACTAGTAGTCTAGTTATTAAATACCTTACAGCAACAATCAACAGGTGAAGTATTTGCAAGAGTTTAGCGTTCGGGTGGATGTGCTCCAGTGCAAAACACAGTAGACTTTAGAGACACAAACCCAGAACAATGTATTTTATACTAAGTGCAtgctgaaaaaatattttgagataagtcgggctaaataaaatatattgaatttatCTTTGAAGGTGTGATTGCTTGAGTATTATTTAAGTAGCTCACATTATGTGTCAGATATCTGCATGGGGAGCTTATCTAGGCTGGAATCAAACTCTGTAACCAGATGAGTGGTGGTTTACAGGGGAATGTCCCCTCAGGCCCATGTCTGAATACGTGGTCCCCGCTTGGCAGTGATGCTTGGGTAGGTTAGAATGTGTGGCTTTACTGGAGGAAGTAGTCGCTGGGGAtgagatttgaggtttcaaaaggtcCAGGCCattcccagtgtctctctctgcctcgaACTTTGGAACACGGTATGAAtgctcagctgttcctgccaccatggactctaaccctctagaaCAGCAGGTTCTGCACCTGGGGGTCACAACCCTTGGAGGTGGGGGTGTCAAACAACCCTTCCACCCCTAGagccatctgcatatcagatatttacattaagatttagaactagcaaaattacagttatgaagtagcaacagaaataattttatagttgggggtcaccacaatgtgaggagaGGGTAGAGGCATTAGGagggttgggaaccactgctccagAACCCTAAATCCCGAAttacatactttctttttctaagttgccttggccatgatcttttgttacagcaatagaaaagtcgCTAAGGCAAGATTCATTTCAGTTGTAAGAAATGCTTCTTTTGAATAGAATTCATGCTCACCACGCCGAGTGAAAATGAGTCAGATACTGTTTTATATCATGTAAGACAACAGTACTCTGTAAATACTAAAGGGATCCTTAAGTCAGATTATCAAGGACAAGATAGAGTTGATATTAAAACAATTACAGTGCAGTTCGAGTCAATAAAATACACGCCAAGGATCTGAGTTTTCCAGCGTCCCTTTAGGGTGCATGGTCTTCACAGCTCTTGTATGGTCTTTAGAACTAAGTCATGACGAGTCCAGTCCATTTGCAAATTTGACACGGGACCTACTGATCCTCTGAATCATGCTTGATGTCTGTGTGTAAATGAGTCATGTTCAGAACACAGATCCAGTATTTTAATTCCCTGTATCAAGACTAGTATGGCTGTAAATATTCATAGTACCCTGTGCACCCTCACAGACGCACGGAAGACACTGACTTTGTGTGCGCTTGCCTTGGATCTtaccaatggaataaaataatttttatcttttgaagGTAGGGTCTACATAGTTCAAGCTAGCCAagctttcttctccttcagtgtttctggttttatttcagTACAGATAAGATGTCCATGCATACTGTCAGGCAGCCTGGGGTTGGGCTTACTGCCCAGCTCTGTTGCTCTTTCTGAAACAAACGACCAATGTCCACTCATACAGCAGGGTAAGCAGGTCAGACTTGACTTAGCTTTTGGCTTTCATGTGCTAAGCTGTTAAGAGTTAACACAAGAATAATTCTCCttgtacaaaaaaaaagacagagaggggagNNNNNNNggggagggggaggggaggggatggggaggggaagtaAAGAAATTCAAATTAGGCCAAATACAGCCCCTTCTTAGGAGTATATGCCCACATGAGTCTCCTTCCtggtttattttaagattttcagTACTAGCTTTCAGTACCTGGATATATTATCCAAAAATAACACTTCTGAGTTTTATCTTCACTCACACATAATCAAGGTGCAAATACATTTTGTACACAAACAGAATACTTAAGAGCACAACTGAGAATTTAACTTTTTATGGaatgtaataaaacataaaacagtaTCATTCACTTTCTACAAAGCAGACAAGATAATGAGGCGAAAATCACAAAGCTTGTTCCCTGGTATAAGTCATAATTCTGTCTGGgactctgcctcttcctttcagCAGCATTCTGTCAGGGTAGACATGGACTGTGCCGAAGGCCTGGCTGTCCGGAGCTGTTTCAATAACCCCTTCAAGGTTGACATGGTGCACGCCGAAAGGATCTTCAGA
Above is a genomic segment from Mus caroli chromosome 11, CAROLI_EIJ_v1.1, whole genome shotgun sequence containing:
- the Tmem220 gene encoding transmembrane protein 220 isoform X2 — its product is MAPAVATWAPFLWRACNALMAAFFALAAVVQVNDPDAELWVTRKSFCRESLYQRLPFPMTTRDMTVVYMIPAVLTLLVGFNPLITGNFIWKSVSAIHMLFCALWAGGLAYRFLLHAKQNLLNEEEGRELSGLVIVTAWMALCHSSSKNPGGGRMHLAIAVVITLFPLLSWVYVYMNKEMRSSWPTHCKTVI
- the Tmem220 gene encoding transmembrane protein 220 isoform X1, whose translation is MAPAVATWAPFLWRACNALMAAFFALAAVVQVNDPDAELWVVVYMIPAVLTLLVGFNPLITGNFIWKSVSAIHMLFCALWAGGLAYRFLLHAKQNLLNEEEGRELSGLVIVTAWMALCHSSSKNPGGGRMHLAIAVVITLFPLLSWVYVYMNKEMRSSWPTHCKTVI